A DNA window from Hydractinia symbiolongicarpus strain clone_291-10 chromosome 6, HSymV2.1, whole genome shotgun sequence contains the following coding sequences:
- the LOC130647261 gene encoding uncharacterized protein LOC130647261 isoform X2, producing MKIDSAAKSPKNGLKFEGIPLKIQNIDDEINEETLIQKFSKFGNVLKTEMVSDERVRNRRHAILYFQSPGEAAKAIAWMNGSVILSKKISVTLASPRTKSRRPSTPSMQRFGSLAFTGQQQTRSQCGRSEILISPHISHSWAARSIRHSSSSSSIKSLHKPLHKTNSQ from the exons ATGAAAATCGATTCCGCAGCTAAGTCACCTAAAAACGGGTTAAAATttgaag gaATACCACTCAAAATTCAAAACATTGACGATGAGATAAATGAAGAGACACTCATTCAGAAGTTTTCCAAGTTTGGCAATGTGTTGAAAACAGAAATGGTTAGCGATGAGAGAGTGAGAAATCGAAGGCACGCCATATTGTATTTCCAATCTCCTGGAGAAGCTGCCAAAGCCATTGCATGGATGAATGGCTCTGTGATcttgtcaaaaaaaatatctgttACTTTAGCTTCTCCTCGCACAAAAAGTCGGCGCCCTTCAACGCCCTCTATGCAGAGATTTGGAAGTTTAGCATTT ACTGGACAACAACAAACACGCTCTCAATGTGGACGAAGTGAAATTCTAATCAGTCCACATATATCACATTCCTGGGCTGCAAGATCAATTCGACATTCTTCATCAAGTTCGTCTATTAAAAGCTTACACAAACCGCTACACAAAACAAATTCTCAATAA
- the LOC130647261 gene encoding uncharacterized protein LOC130647261 isoform X1, producing MVRVTKPFTTQFNDADDVVKPQVCLSNMKIDSAAKSPKNGLKFEGIPLKIQNIDDEINEETLIQKFSKFGNVLKTEMVSDERVRNRRHAILYFQSPGEAAKAIAWMNGSVILSKKISVTLASPRTKSRRPSTPSMQRFGSLAFTGQQQTRSQCGRSEILISPHISHSWAARSIRHSSSSSSIKSLHKPLHKTNSQ from the exons ATGGTCAGAGTAACCAAG CCATTTACAACCCAATTTAACGACGCCGACGACGTTGTCAAACCGCAAGTATGTCTTAGCAACATGAAAATCGATTCCGCAGCTAAGTCACCTAAAAACGGGTTAAAATttgaag gaATACCACTCAAAATTCAAAACATTGACGATGAGATAAATGAAGAGACACTCATTCAGAAGTTTTCCAAGTTTGGCAATGTGTTGAAAACAGAAATGGTTAGCGATGAGAGAGTGAGAAATCGAAGGCACGCCATATTGTATTTCCAATCTCCTGGAGAAGCTGCCAAAGCCATTGCATGGATGAATGGCTCTGTGATcttgtcaaaaaaaatatctgttACTTTAGCTTCTCCTCGCACAAAAAGTCGGCGCCCTTCAACGCCCTCTATGCAGAGATTTGGAAGTTTAGCATTT ACTGGACAACAACAAACACGCTCTCAATGTGGACGAAGTGAAATTCTAATCAGTCCACATATATCACATTCCTGGGCTGCAAGATCAATTCGACATTCTTCATCAAGTTCGTCTATTAAAAGCTTACACAAACCGCTACACAAAACAAATTCTCAATAA